The Jeotgalibacillus aurantiacus genome segment TCACTTGAAGCGAATAAGCGGTCATGGGGTTATATCAAAAGTATCTTGATGGAATGGGTGCATAAAAACGTTCGAACGATTGAAGACATACAGGCCCTGGATATCGAATTTAAAAACAGCCGCTCCGCAGTGGCAGGGAATAAACAGGCGAAACGAAAGAGGCCGGGCGAGGAGGATCTGAACCTCGATGACTAAAAGAGAGCTGCTACAACTCTTTAAGACAATCGCTCATGTGTATCCGTCATTTGATTGGGACCAGGGCAAGATCGATGTCTGGCACCGAATGATTAAGGATCAGGATTACGAAGCAACGGAGCGGGTGCTTGATGCTTACATGCAAGATAACCGATTCCCGCCGACTATCGCTGATCTGAGGGTTAAATCAGCAGGCTTACAACTCAACGTACCGGACCTGCAGGAAACTAAGCAATACATCAATACCAAACTGGCCGAAGGGTCACAGTCAGCTACCGGAAATCACCCGGAGCGGCTGAAAGCACTGGAAACCATACGAAAGGGGTTGGGGATCCGTGACTAAAATGGACATACAGCTTTACAGCAAGGAATCAGAGGATGATGTGATTAGCTCGATCATGATCAAGCCAGAACTGATTGATGATTTATCAGTTAAACCACTCCACTTTTTCCAGCATAAGCACCGATATTTGCTGAAAACAATGATCAGCATGAGAGATGAACAGATACCAATAGATATCTCAACGCTGGCGGATCGACTGAAGCGGGAGGGGCATTTAAAAACTGCCGGCAATGTGACAGGGCTGCTTGAGTTTATGAATATGGCCTTTACCACAACTATCGAGAATCTGAGATACAAAGAAAAGATCATAAAAGAGAATCATCAGTATCGTAGTTTGCTAGACCTCTCTAAGGAGCTGCAGGATATCGCCCGGGAGCAGCGTGATCTATCTGAGGTTGCCCTTGTGGCGGACAAGCTCACGAACATTGACTCATTTGAGCAGAATAAGCGTGAATCCATCAAGGACGTGCTGGTAAAGGTGTACGACAACATTGAGTCCCGCTCCAGCCAACTGCAAGACGTGACTGGCATTAAAACCGGATTCTCCGATGTAGACCGGATCCTGAATGGTTTACATGAAACAGAGTTGTCCATCGTTGCCGCCCGACCGTCTATCGGTAAAACAGCCCTTGCTCTTAACTTTGGCACAGGCATAACGAAATCAAGCAGAGCTATCCCAGTGATCTACTCGTTAGAAACAACGAGTGAGAAGCTGGTTGAGCGTCAGTTAGTCGCAACCGGTAATTTGGACGCGCAGAGAGTCAGAACAGGCCATATCGCAGAAGCTGAATGGAGAAGGATCACATACGCGATGGGTGAGTTAAGCAATAAAGAAATGTTTTACCACGATCTCTCCCGGTGCACACCAGGTTACATACGGAGTGACTTGAAGCAACTGAAGAAACAGTTTCCCGATCGTAACTTTGTTGCCATCATTGATCACCTGCAGCTTATGAGCTCTGATCGCCGGGAACCGAACCGTAACCTTGAAGTCGGAGCCATTACACGAGATCTGAAAATGATTGCCAAAGACCTTGATGTACACGTCATGTTGCTCTCCCAGCTATCCAGAGGTGTAGAGTCCCGTCAGGATAAACGCCCGATGATGAGCGATCTACGTGACTCAGGAGAGGTGGAGCAAAATGCGGATGTCATTGCCTTCCTGTACCGCGACGATTATTACGACAAGGAAAGCGAAAATCAAAACATCCTTGAGTTTATCGTTGCCAAGCAGCGTAATGGCCCGGTCGGCACCGTACAGCTGGCATTTATGAAAGAAATGAATAAATTCGTGAACCTGGAAAGAAGGTTGGACCATGCAGATCAAGCTGTTGTATGAATCGGCAGTCCGAGGAAAGATGAAGGCGCTCGCCCTGATGATTGATTATGTGGTCAATGAGAAAAAGACACTCAGCTTTAAGGATCATGTCGGAAACTTGAACAGATATATGCTACCGAAGCATCAGGTCCGGATGAACAAACTGCTGAATGAGTATAAACAGCAAAAGCAGCATGATCCGGAATGGCCGCTATACGATCTGTTTAAAAAGGATGGTGAAAAAAGTGAAGTCAAGAAGTCACAGTAACCGTGGCAAGGTGCTTGAAACCTATATCGACATGGCTAACATCAAGTACCGCCAGAGCGGCCGCGCAGAGATCATTAAGCAGTATCCGGAAGTAAAAGCCACAATGACCGATGGTGCCCGGATTCGGAGCGGGTTTTTCAAATCAAAAGGTGCGCCTGATTATATCGGACTGATCGGCAGCCTGCCAGTTTGTTTTGATGCCAAACAAACAGCAAGCAAAACGAACTATGAACTGAAAAACATCCACGATCATCAGGTGCAATACTTTAACCGGTGGTCCGCGCAGGGTGGCAAGGCATTCTTGATCGTCTGTTTTACAGCATTAAACGAAACGTACCTGCTACCCCATGAAGTGCTAAGAGAGCGCTGGCAGGCGGCGGTAGACGGTGGAGTGAAGAACATCCCGCTCACAGTGTTTAAAGAGCAGGGGATTGAGATTAAGTCAGGGAGCGGTTTAACCATCGATTGGTTGCCGGCAGTAACGGAGGAATAGCATTCATGCAGTGTGTAAGCTGTCATCAAGAAATGACACAGATGAATCAAATTGAACTGAAATACTATTGCTTTTATCAATACAAATGCACTCTCTGTCAGGCAACTGGATCAACGATTTTAGACAGTGATGGGACGTTAACAAATTTTAAGTGGAGAGCGGGGACAGGTGATGAATCTATCAAAACTATTCGATATGCAAAGGAAACTTGATGAGAGGATCGGACGTGAACATCCGCCGCAGCCAGGTGAGGATCGTATGGCTAAGAAAATATTAGCCTTGCAGGTTGAGTTGGGGGAACTTGCGAATGAGTGGAGAGGTTTTAAGTTTTGGAGTAATGATCAGGAGCCGAGGTCTAAAGGCGAATGGATACGTTCGACAGGCATTGAGAATGGCAAATTCATTGACGTTTATAAAAACCCTCTACTCGAAGAATACGTTGACTGCCTGCATTTTATTCTTAGTATTGGAAACTCCTTAGAAAATATGAATGTTACATTCTACTCTAAGAAACATGAGAACCTATTGACTCAATTCATTGAGATTCAAGGAACGATCTATGAGTTAATAGCTTTTCCTGGAGAATTCGGTCTTTTGCTAAGTGAGTTCATTGGACTTGGCGAAATGCTCGGATTCAAATGGGAAGAAATCGAAGAAGCTTATATTCAGAAAAACGAAGTTAACTTTGCCCGGCAGGATAATGGCTACTAAGGGCGATAAGTTTCACGCCCTTGTCACGGTTGAAAAAACGAAAAAGCAGGTACCCACTGTTATCAGAGTTGAGGGCAAGAAATATGTCCTGGTACATGAGGACACGATGAAATGACATATCTGACACACGATGCGTCGCAGAAAGGAGGGCTTACATGAAAAGGATCTTAAATTATCCAGGTAGTAAGTGGAGTATGGCCAGTTGGATTATTGATCACATGCCGCAACACGAAGTTTATCTGGAACCATTCTTCGGATCTGGGGCAGTCTTTTTCAATAAAGCACCGGTGAAGATCGAAACAATAAACGATCTTGATAGCCGTATAGTCAATCTTTTCAGAGTAATACGGGACAATCCTGAAGAACTTTCAAGATTGGTAGCCTTTACCCCATTATCAAGAGAAGAGTACAAGAACAGTTACGAGGCCCATCCGGATCCCTTGGAAGATGCTCGACGATTCTTAATCCGGTGCTGGCAGGCGATTGGTGCAAAGACATCTGACATTACAGGGTGGAGAGCTTCCATATCAGCTAACAGCCCGAATAACACTAAACAGTGGGATACCATTCCTTCGGTTATTACAGAAGTGGCCAGTCGATTAAAAAACGCTCAGATAGAAAATCAAGATGCACTGCAACTGATTCAACGCTATAACCGCGAGAACGTTTTAATATATGCTGATCCTCCTTATGTAAGGTCCACTCGAACCAACAGGCATTATGCTCATGAAATGGATCTTCAAGGTCATATGGATTTACTTGAAGTGTTAAGAGACCATCAGGGACCGGTCATTCTGTCAGGCTACGACAGTGAGCTATATCGGCAGTATTTATCAGATTGGCATACAGAAGAAAGGATGGTATCTGCAGAGGCAGGAGTGCGAAAAAAAGAAAGTCTTTGGATTAATCCTGCAGCTGCTAATCAAATGCGGCAAATAACTTTGTTTGAAATGGGGTCTAGTTAAAGATCACAAAGGTTAAATATTACACGAGGCGTCTCGACTATAGAACTTTGTATTTTTTAAGAATTATCATGTATAAATGGGCTCCAGTATACCCGACTAAATAAACGAAAAATGTAAAAAAGATGTTCCAACCGTTATGGTAACTGATCTTATCTAAAAATACAGCCATCAATTCTAGTGAGGTAAACGTGATACTGAATAATAAAATTAGCCAATGTGAATTGATTAAATTTTTTATATTTAGATATCCAAATAGTGATGCTATAAAAGGAAAATATCCAACATTGTAGGGGAATGCTGACAAGGAACCATTTTTCTCATACACCGGGGAAACTGTCCAATAAAGTCCGGAGCCCCAATCGTTACTTGTGAAAGCAATTGCTATACCTAAAGGATACATGAGAATGATGATTTTCGGATTTTGTTTAAATAAATACAGCGTTAAGATTCCAGGAAGTACTAGGCCGATTAAAACATTGGTTAACATGATGTGGCCTCCTTCTCTTTTATCTCTAGTATCCCAAGTTCGAAGATTTTCAATTCTAAACAACAAATAATTCGTTTAAATGCACATACCGAACAAGATGTGAACCAAAGGAGGGGAAATATTGGACATTAAAAAAGGATACACAAATAGAGGATTTCAAGATATTGAATTTAGAGATATAAATAGTGTGAGCTGTAGCATTCAAAAATCTTCTTTAGCGACAGAGGATGCAATTTGGTTTGGTGTAAATGACGCGGATCCTAAAATATTGGCGTCTAAAACCAAAGAAGGTGGAACTGGCTGGGTAACTCACGACATTCCAAAAGAAGTATTACTTACTACAAGAATGCACTTAACACAAGACCAAGTTAAAGATTTGTTACCAATCTTACAAACATTTGCTGAAACAGGTCGATTACCAGATTAATGCAGCACTCCAAAAATAATATGCATCAAAAGGAGAATGAAAATGGCTAAAATGGTTGTTGAACTATCTATTACTCAAACGCATACGGTACAGGTTGTTGTCGATGGAGAATTCGAAGATAAAAAAGACCCTGCTATTGATAAATTAGCAAAACTCGCTGCAGACAATATGAATCATGAGCATTGGGAACATGAAACCACTGAATTTGAAATTCAAAACGTTTCACCAGTACCCGAAACCTTTTCCTCATACCACCATGATTTATTAGCGGCAGGTTACTCACTGGAACAAATAAAAGATTATTCAGATGATGATGCAGAGGCTGAAATTGATGCCATAAAAGATTCTATTTAAGTCAGATCTCGAAAAAATTCCACGTCGTAGAGAGGAGCCTGAAACATGCAGTTGGATTTATTCAGAGAGATCATAGTAGACAACTTTGCAGGAGGTGGCGGTGCCAGTACGGGGATTGAGATGGCTACCGGGTTAAATGTCGATGTAGCAATTAATCACGATCCGACCGCCATTGCCATGCACAAGGCTAATCACCCGCATACCGAACATTATTGTGAGTCAGTATGGGACGTTGATCCAGTTGAGGTGGTGAAGGGTAGGAAGGTCGGCTTGTGCTGGCTCTCTCCTGACTGCAAACACTTTTCTAAAGCGAAGGGCGGAAAGCCTGTTGATAAGACAATCAGAGGGCTTGCTTGGGTGGCGCTCAGGTGGGCGGCCACCGTCAAGCCAAGAGTCATCATTTTGGAAAACGTAGAAGAGTTT includes the following:
- a CDS encoding replicative helicase loader/inhibitor, which translates into the protein MTKRELLQLFKTIAHVYPSFDWDQGKIDVWHRMIKDQDYEATERVLDAYMQDNRFPPTIADLRVKSAGLQLNVPDLQETKQYINTKLAEGSQSATGNHPERLKALETIRKGLGIRD
- the dnaB gene encoding replicative DNA helicase, whose protein sequence is MDIQLYSKESEDDVISSIMIKPELIDDLSVKPLHFFQHKHRYLLKTMISMRDEQIPIDISTLADRLKREGHLKTAGNVTGLLEFMNMAFTTTIENLRYKEKIIKENHQYRSLLDLSKELQDIAREQRDLSEVALVADKLTNIDSFEQNKRESIKDVLVKVYDNIESRSSQLQDVTGIKTGFSDVDRILNGLHETELSIVAARPSIGKTALALNFGTGITKSSRAIPVIYSLETTSEKLVERQLVATGNLDAQRVRTGHIAEAEWRRITYAMGELSNKEMFYHDLSRCTPGYIRSDLKQLKKQFPDRNFVAIIDHLQLMSSDRREPNRNLEVGAITRDLKMIAKDLDVHVMLLSQLSRGVESRQDKRPMMSDLRDSGEVEQNADVIAFLYRDDYYDKESENQNILEFIVAKQRNGPVGTVQLAFMKEMNKFVNLERRLDHADQAVV
- a CDS encoding Holliday junction resolvase RecU; this encodes MKSRSHSNRGKVLETYIDMANIKYRQSGRAEIIKQYPEVKATMTDGARIRSGFFKSKGAPDYIGLIGSLPVCFDAKQTASKTNYELKNIHDHQVQYFNRWSAQGGKAFLIVCFTALNETYLLPHEVLRERWQAAVDGGVKNIPLTVFKEQGIEIKSGSGLTIDWLPAVTEE
- a CDS encoding dUTP diphosphatase — translated: MNLSKLFDMQRKLDERIGREHPPQPGEDRMAKKILALQVELGELANEWRGFKFWSNDQEPRSKGEWIRSTGIENGKFIDVYKNPLLEEYVDCLHFILSIGNSLENMNVTFYSKKHENLLTQFIEIQGTIYELIAFPGEFGLLLSEFIGLGEMLGFKWEEIEEAYIQKNEVNFARQDNGY
- a CDS encoding DNA adenine methylase; its protein translation is MKRILNYPGSKWSMASWIIDHMPQHEVYLEPFFGSGAVFFNKAPVKIETINDLDSRIVNLFRVIRDNPEELSRLVAFTPLSREEYKNSYEAHPDPLEDARRFLIRCWQAIGAKTSDITGWRASISANSPNNTKQWDTIPSVITEVASRLKNAQIENQDALQLIQRYNRENVLIYADPPYVRSTRTNRHYAHEMDLQGHMDLLEVLRDHQGPVILSGYDSELYRQYLSDWHTEERMVSAEAGVRKKESLWINPAAANQMRQITLFEMGSS
- a CDS encoding DNA cytosine methyltransferase, which encodes MQLDLFREIIVDNFAGGGGASTGIEMATGLNVDVAINHDPTAIAMHKANHPHTEHYCESVWDVDPVEVVKGRKVGLCWLSPDCKHFSKAKGGKPVDKTIRGLAWVALRWAATVKPRVIILENVEEFKTWGPLKDGKPDPDRKGYTFKSFVKQFRKHGYEIAWKELRACDFGAPTTRKRLFLIARCDG